One Parashewanella spongiae genomic window, CATGCGACTCATCAACAACATTGCCCAAGCCATGTTGGATCAAATTATTGCGCCATTTGAATTATTTGGTCGTGAGTTCTTTATCAGTACCAGCATTGGGATCAGTATTTGGCCTGACGATGCAAAAACGTCTGAAACCTTGATTAAGAACGCTGATATGGCCATGTATCATGCCAAAGATGAAGGCCGAGGTCGCTACCAATATTATTCATCCGACAGAAATCAACAAAAACTATACGCTCTGAAGTTAGAAAACGATCTGCGTAAAGCCATCAAAGCTCAGCAACTTGAGCTGTACTATCAGACCCAAGTCGATGTGTTATCGGATGATAAAGTTATAGGTATGGAAGCACTTTTACGCTGGCACCATCCCGAAGAAGGTTATATCAGCCCAGATGTTTTTATACCTATTGCGGAATCGAGTGGACTCATTATTGATATCGACCGCTGGGTGTTTGTGCAAGCTTGTCGACAAGTAGAAAAATGGAAGCAAAGGTATCAACAACCTTTTCGTATTTCGGTCAATGTGTCTGGGGATCATTTCAGGCACCCTGATTTTGTCCAGCATGTACAAGATATCTTGCGACAGAGAAATATTTGTGGGCAATATATCGGTCTTGAAATCACCGAAGGCGTCTTGATGAAAGAACTCGAAATGGGACAACGACATCTCAAACAACTTCGAGCACTAGGCGTAGAGATCTCTATTGATGACTTCGGTACAGGCTATTCATCTTTGGCCTATTTGAGAAACTTGTCAGTCAGCACACTAAAAATTGACCGTAAGTTCATTATTGATATCATCACTAACAAAGCTGACCAAGCGATTGTAAGCAGTATTGTTGAGTTAGCTCGTAATCTAGGGTTGAAAGTCGTGGCTGAAGGCATTGAAGACGTTGAGCAACTGGAACAGTTACTTCGCCGAGGCTGCTATTTAATGCAAGGTTACTATTTTTCTATGCCCAGCAACTGGAAAGTGATGCAGGCCCATTTAGATAATACCATTGGTCGACGTGAAACTCTGCCATTGAACGACCCGGAAATGGAATCAATTGGATAAAAGGATTTAACCATGTTCTCAAAACGCGTCTTTATAAGTTTCATCGCGTTACTCGCATTTTGTACAAGCGCTCAAGCAAGACCAAAAATCGGTTTAGTACTCAGTGGTGGAGGCGCTAAAGGGGCTGCACATATTGGAGTGCTAAAAATACTTGAGCAAAACAATATTCCTGTTGATTACATTGCCGGAACCAGCATTGGTGCCTATGTTGGTGGCATGTATGCCCTAGGTTACAGCGCTAACGAAATTGAACAATTAATGCTTCATTCAGATTGGAATAAAGGTTATTCGGATTCCATTCCAAGGCAGTCACTCAGCTACCGCGATAAACAACAACGAGATCAATTCAATGTGCCCATTTCAATAGGGCTCAACGAAGGACAAGTCGAAACCCCAAGTGGTCTTCTTCAAGGCCAAAATATGTCGATGCTGTTCCGCGATTCGACCAATCTTGTTCATGAATTTTCCAGTTTCGATCAACTCGCGATACCGTTTCGTGCGGTCGCCACTGATTTAGCCAGTAGCAATGCGGTGGTACTCGACTCAGGCAGTATGATTTTTGCTATGCAAGCATCAGCAACCGTGCCAGGTGCGCTAGAGCCAGCTAAATGGCAAGATAAATTACTCATTGATGGTGGCATCGCCAATAACATGCCCGTTGATGTGGTTAAAGCCATGGGCGCAGATATCATCATCGCCGTCGATATTGGTTCGTCACTGGCTCCTAAGAATGCTCTCACTAGCACCATTGCAGTTTTAAATCAGCTGTCAACGATTCTGACGAATGCCAGTACGGATAAACAAAAAGCCTTGCTCAGCAATCAAGATTTTCTAATTCGTCCAGTTGTAGGCCAAATGAGTACTACCGATTTCAGTATCTTACCCGAAGCGCTGAAACTGGGTGAGAGTGCGGCAACAATACTACTACCCAAGCTCAAGGCATTATCTATCTCTGACGAAAATTTTGCCAAATATGCCCTAGCAAAAAGCGATAAACGTAAGCAGTGGTTTGATCCAATCAAACAACCAGTCACACAAATAGTGCTCAATAATCATTCTACTACTAATGATTCTGTGATTTATGAACGCCTACAATTAAAGAAAGGGCAAGTTATCAGTCAAAAGCAACTTTCTAGTGCGATTGAACGAGTCTATTCGTTAAATGAATTTGAGCGTGTTAATGCTGAATTCACCGACACGGATGCAGGACGAATTTTAACCATCACCACCAAAGCCAAGTCGTGGGGACCGAATTATTTTCAATTAGGGCTCAATTGGGAAGACGATTTTAATTTAGGATCCAGCACTTCTGTTAGTCTGGCCTATACCTTAACCGACATTACAGATAATGGTGGAGAGTGGCGCAACGAGTTAAAACTTGGTTATGAAAAACTACTGGCTACCGAGTTCTATCAACCGTTAGATCTTAAGCAAAAATTTTATGCCAAGTTGCGTTATCAATTTGATAAAACGAATCAAACGATTTTTGAAAATAATGACGCCATTCTTGGGCTCGAACGCAGTACCAATCTGGCAAGGCTTGGAGTCGGTTACAATTTAACGCAAAACACCGAAATCGAAATCGGCTTTCGTGGACTGAAAGGAACCATTTCCAATAATGCGCTGTCTGATCAAGATGTTGACACCAAGGGGTATGGTGGTTACATCAATTTGGGTTACGATAACTTAAATAGCATCAGTTTTCCGACCGACGGAGACCGATTTACACTACAAGTTCGATTTGGCCGCGATGACGTTACACAAGGCAACGAAGACTTTTCATCTCATTTTACCCTGCATTATCTGGCGGATTGGAAAGGGGCGCTGAGTTTCGGCAACCACGGTTTTGTCGGTAAGCTCTCTCTGGAGACTCAAGATACCGACTTGAATGAATTAGTGCCCGAACCTGCTGAGCTTGGTGGATTTTTAAATTTATCTGGATACCATAAAAACTCACTCATCGGTAATCACAAAATATTCGGTGCTTTTATTTATCAATACGACTTAAGTAAAGACGTATTCGGATTAGATAATTTCCCTCTCTATTTAGGCGCAAGTATCGAAGCTGGTAACGTGTGGCTCAATAAAGACAGTGTCGATCTCGATGACTTAATTTACTCAGGCAGCCTCTATTTAGGTATTGATACGGAGCTCGGTCCAGCCGCGTTGGCCTTAGGATTTACCGATGATAACGAACATGCCATCTATCTATTCGTCGGTAAGAATTTTTAATATGTCTTACCTGCAGGTATAGGGCAAACGGGTCAAAAATAAGCAATCAAATTTGATCGTTTGCCAAACTATAGCGATCGTGGTTTATAATAGTCTTTGCTTGTTAATTTCTATGAAAACTACGACAATCAGCGACTTTTTTGATGGCCTACCCGACCCTCGTATGTCACGAACTTTACATCATCCTCTGATTAACATTATAACCATTACTCTATGTGCGGTTATCTGTGGCTGCGATAATTTCAATGCTATTGAAGAATATGGGAAATCGAAGAAAAAATGGTTCGAAACTTTTTTAGATATGCCTCATGGCGTCCCAAGCCATGATACCTTTAACGATGTTCTCAACCGCTTATGTCCTAAGGCTTTTCATGCCGCTTTTATAGCGTGGGCGCAATACCTTTGTACAATTGACGAAGATATCATTCCTCTTGATGGCAAGACACTGAGAAGAACTCTGGATAAAGTGAATGAAGTTCCAGCAATACATATCGTTAATGCTTGGTCAGTAAAAAATAATCTTTGCTTAGGGCAAATGAAAGTTGACGGTAAAAGCAACGAGATAACAGCCATTCCTAAGTTGTTAGAGCTCCTCGATATTAAAGGGGCAACCATTACCACTGATGCAATGGGTTGCCAGTTTAAAATTGCCGATAAAATCATTGAAAAAAAAGCTAATTATATTTTCGCCCTTAAAGGTAGCCAAGGTGAGTTCTTTGAAGATATCAAATTATTTTTAGATACAGAACTCGAGTCTAGATTTAAAAAAATTCACTGCGATATGTTTGAGGAAGTCGATAAAGATCACGGTCGAATTGAACAAAGAAAAGTTTGGGTCACGTCTGACGTAGAGTGGCTCAGAAAACGCCATAGTAGATGGTCAAGCTTAAACAGCATTGTAGTCGTAGAATCTACTAGGGAACAAAAAGGGATAGAGAAGACCATGGAAAGACGCTATTACATCAGTAGTCATTTGAAACCTAAAGCTGAGTTTATCTCAAATGCAATACGTTCTCATTGGTTTGTTGAAAATAAACTCCACTGGCAACTGGATGTAAGCTTTGATGAAGACTCATGTCGGTTAAGAAGTGGAAACGCAGCAGAGAATATGGCTATCATGAATAAAACAGCACTCAACATGCTGAAAAATGAGAAAACAGCAAAAGTAGGAATAAAAAGCAAACGTTTAAAAGCGGGCTGGGATGAAGAATATTTGATGAAGGTATTAACTGTGGGCAAACTGGCTGTCTAATTTAGACCCGTTTGCCCTACCTGCAGGTATTACTCATATTATTTTACAAAATTAAGCTATAGATCTGCAGGTGATTTTGGTAGCGTTAACGGTTAACACTTTATCAAATTCATTATCGACATTAGGGATCAAAATGAAAAAAGTAAGCACACTCGCGCTAAGTATCGCGTTCAGCCTAGGACTCGCGTCTTGCGGTTCTGAGCAATCAGCAGAAACAAAAGTCGCGGCTACTCCAGTTAGCACTGAAAAAGCAATATCAGGTGTTGAATTAGCAAACTTTGATAAAGCTGTACGTCCTCAAGACGATTTTTATTACAGTGTAAATGGCACTTGGTTGAAAGACACCCCTATTCCTGCAGATAAATCCAACTATGGCGCATTTTCTGTGCTTTACGAGCAAAGCCAGCAAGCGCTGAAAAAGATTATCGAAGATACGGCAGCCAAGCCAAACAAAGCTGCTGGTTCGAGTGAACAAAAAGTCGGTGATTTTTATACCAGCTATATGAATACCGATAAAATTGAAGCTTTAGGCATTACGCCATTGACTGCCATATTAAGCGAAATTACTGCCGCTAAAACTCATGATGATATCGCGTCATTAATGGGTAAATTATTAGTCAATGGCACCAGCATTCCTTTTGGTTTTTATGTAAATAACGATGCCAAAAATTCAAGCCAGTATGCGGTGTATTTCTATCAAGCTGGACTGACACTGCCAGATCGTGACTATTATCTAAAAGACGATGAGAAATTTGTCGCTAACCGAAAAGCCTTGCGCCAATATACGCAAGACTTGTTAACACAAGCAGGTTATAAAAATGCCAAAAACGCGCCTGAAAGCGTTTTATCTATTGAGCATTTTATCGCTGAAAATCAGTGGGATCGTGTTCAAACTCGTGACGCAAACAAACGTTACAACAAACTGCAACGCGCTGAAGTCACCACACTTTTAGGTAATGTTAACTTCGAACAGTTTGCTCAAGCTTCTGGTCTTGGCTCAAACGTCACTGAAGTCATTGTAGGCCAACCTTCCTATCTTGAAGCCTTGGGTAAACAATTCAACCAGTTTTCTGTTGATGCATGGAAAGATTACTTAGCCTTCCATTTAGTTGATGGCTACGCTAATTTACTCAGCAAAAACTTTGAAGATTTAGCCTTCAACTTTCATTCTAAAACCTTACAAGGTATCGAAGAGCAGAAACCACGCTGGAAACAAGCCGTCGATGCAGCTAACGGTGTCATTGGTGAACTTGTCGGCCAAGAGTACGTTAAAGAAAACTTTAAGCCTGAAGCCAAAGCTCGTATGGAAAAACTTATCCATAACTTGATCAAAGGGTTCGAAGTCAGCATCAACGAACTTGAGTGGATGACGCCTGAGACTAAGGTCGCTGCACAAGAGAAACTTTCTAAGTTTACTTACAAGATTGGCTATCCTGATAAGTGGAAGGACTACACGAACCTAAGCATCAATGCTGACGAACTTGTTGGCAACTACTTACGTTATTCTCAGTTTGAATACAGCGAAATGCTAAATAAACTCGGGAAACCAATTGATCGCACTGAATGGCACATGACCCCGCAAACCGTGAATGCCTATTACAATCCAGTGATGAATGAAATTGTATTCCCAGCGGCTATTCTACAGCCTCCTTTCTTTAATATGGAAGCAGACGACGCGGTTAACTACGGCGGTATTGGTGCGGTAATTGGTCATGAACTCAGCCATGGGTTTGATGATCAAGGTTCAAAATACGATGGTGACGGGAATCTGCGCAACTGGTGGTCAGAAAAAGATCAACAAGAATTTAAAAAGCGCAGCCAACAACTGTCTGCACAATACTCTAAGTACGAAGCTCTACCGGGGAAATTTGTCGATGGTGACTTTACCTTGGGTGAAAACATTGGTGACTTAGGCGGATTAACCGTCGCTTATCGTTCATACCAAATGAGCCTAAACGGTGAAAAATCACCAGTCATAGACGGCTTTACCGGCGAACAACGTCTATTTATCGGTTGGTCACAAGTATGGCGTCGTAACTATCGTGACACTGAATTGGCTCGTCGTTTAAAGACTGACTCACATTCACCAAGCCACTTCCGCGCAATGGGTACACCACGTAATATCCCTGCATTCTATGAAGCCTTTGAGTTAAAAGAAGGCGACAAAATGTACTTACCTGAAGACCAGCGTGTCAAAATCTGGTAAACGTAAAGCTTGATTAAGACAGGCGTGCTGTCTAAAAAATTAGACTGGAACACGCCTAAAAAATACCGTAATCCATGTGGTTGCGGTATTTTTTAAGCTTTTATACCCGTACATTTTTTTCTAGAGGAGTTTCTTTCGATAAAGCCCTGCTTTGCGACTCACTAACACAAAGCTTTTCTCTGACTCATATAAATTAATATCTTCTTTTATTCCCGTAACTAAATACCCCCGGGAAATCAACGTATTCCTGATTACTTCCAATGCACTCAGCTTGGTTGTTTTTTCAAAATAAATAAAAACGTTTCGACATAATACTAACTGCGCTGAAATGAATTCAGGCTGCTGTATTAAGTCATGCTGTTCAAAAGTGATGTGTGACAGCAGCTCTTCACGCAATTTAACGCCATGTGACGAATAATCAAAATAATCGTCAAGACTATTTTGTCCATTAGATTGCTTATAGTTATCACGGTCTTCTTCTGTGGGTGGTAATTGCAATACGCCAGAAGTGGCTTGTTCTAGTGCGTTTGGACTAATATCTGTTGCATAAATCTGGGTATGCTTTAATAACCCTGCTTCCGATAAAAGGATGGCTAATGAGAAAGCTTCTTCACCATTTGCGCAACCGGCCACCCAAATTATTGGCCTCGGAAACGATTCTAAATATGAAAAAACTTCACTTGTAATGCGCTGAAAAACAACTGGATCACGAAATAACTGAGAGCAACTTACGGTTAAGTTATCAATCACATAATCACGGAAATGCTTGTCATCTATCACTCTAGGGATCAATGACGCAAGGGATTTCGTTTTCTGTAATGCCATTAATCGGCGCACTAAGCGCTTTAAAGAAGGCTCTGAATACTGACTAAAATCATGACCTGTAAAGCGCCGAATCGCTTCAATAAAAATATCAAATTCTATTTGTTGTTTGGCGTCCCATAAGTGTGCACTTGGTTCCGTTACGGTAGACAACGTTTCATTCGCTCCAACAATAGTGGGACATCAATTGGCTTAGGCAAATAATCATTGGCTCCTGCGGCTAAACATCTTTGTTTATCACTCTCAAAGTTGTTCGCTGTTAAAGTGATAATTGGCAGTGTTTTAAATTTCGCCTGCTTGCGAATATTAGATAACGTATGATATCCGTCATTCTCTGGCATCATGATATCCAAGCAAACAATATCAATTTTAGGAGACTCCTGTAAAAGCACTAATGCTTGTTTGCTGTTTAAAGCAATTTCAACGGACATATCGTGATTACGCAATACCTTGGCAAGTGAAAATGTATTACGCATATCATCATCAACAAGCAAAACTGTTCGTCCTTTTAGAGCACTATAATCGGCGTTTTCTGTAGACGTTGATTCACTCGCTACATCATTTTTAACAGAATAAGAAGGCTTAAATAACTGATTTGTTGCTTTTTCATTCATCAATGAGGTTAATTCTTCATTCAACCGTTCTTCAAATCGTGCAGACTGCATAATAATTTTATTCGTATATTTATTGATATCGAAAACTTGGCTGTCCGTAAATTCACTTGAGCTGCAAATAATAATGGGTGGCAATGCACGGCTTACACTGTTTGATAGTTCCGGTAAAATATCTAAAGCTGTCTCATCATCAATAACAAAATTCATCACCAAAGCATCATATCGTCTATTGTTCAACGCACTTGTTGTTTCCATACGATCTTTCGCTGAATCAACATTAACATTCTTTAATATCAAAGATGCTGTTATTTCAGCTGTCCATGGCTCGCCAACGACTAAAACTAAGAAACTATCTAGCTGGCTCTGAATGTTCGACGTGTCTGAAATAATATCAGATTTTAACTCTTCAACGTTTAACACAATATTTGTTTCAAGATCTGACGTCACCAACGGTAAAACTAATCTAAATGTACTGCCTTTTCCTTGTATCGTTTCAAGCTCAACTTCGCCATTTAGTAGTGACGCTAATTTTGTACTGATTGAAAGACCAAGGCCTGTGCCACCATATTTACGAGTCATCGAACTGTCAGCTTGCTGAAAAGCATTAAATATTTTCTCATGCTTATCTTTATGAATCCCAATCCCTGTATCTTTAACATTAAAATGAATTTGCTGTTGATCTAATTCATT contains:
- a CDS encoding patatin-like phospholipase family protein — translated: MFSKRVFISFIALLAFCTSAQARPKIGLVLSGGGAKGAAHIGVLKILEQNNIPVDYIAGTSIGAYVGGMYALGYSANEIEQLMLHSDWNKGYSDSIPRQSLSYRDKQQRDQFNVPISIGLNEGQVETPSGLLQGQNMSMLFRDSTNLVHEFSSFDQLAIPFRAVATDLASSNAVVLDSGSMIFAMQASATVPGALEPAKWQDKLLIDGGIANNMPVDVVKAMGADIIIAVDIGSSLAPKNALTSTIAVLNQLSTILTNASTDKQKALLSNQDFLIRPVVGQMSTTDFSILPEALKLGESAATILLPKLKALSISDENFAKYALAKSDKRKQWFDPIKQPVTQIVLNNHSTTNDSVIYERLQLKKGQVISQKQLSSAIERVYSLNEFERVNAEFTDTDAGRILTITTKAKSWGPNYFQLGLNWEDDFNLGSSTSVSLAYTLTDITDNGGEWRNELKLGYEKLLATEFYQPLDLKQKFYAKLRYQFDKTNQTIFENNDAILGLERSTNLARLGVGYNLTQNTEIEIGFRGLKGTISNNALSDQDVDTKGYGGYINLGYDNLNSISFPTDGDRFTLQVRFGRDDVTQGNEDFSSHFTLHYLADWKGALSFGNHGFVGKLSLETQDTDLNELVPEPAELGGFLNLSGYHKNSLIGNHKIFGAFIYQYDLSKDVFGLDNFPLYLGASIEAGNVWLNKDSVDLDDLIYSGSLYLGIDTELGPAALALGFTDDNEHAIYLFVGKNF
- a CDS encoding ISAs1 family transposase, whose amino-acid sequence is MKTTTISDFFDGLPDPRMSRTLHHPLINIITITLCAVICGCDNFNAIEEYGKSKKKWFETFLDMPHGVPSHDTFNDVLNRLCPKAFHAAFIAWAQYLCTIDEDIIPLDGKTLRRTLDKVNEVPAIHIVNAWSVKNNLCLGQMKVDGKSNEITAIPKLLELLDIKGATITTDAMGCQFKIADKIIEKKANYIFALKGSQGEFFEDIKLFLDTELESRFKKIHCDMFEEVDKDHGRIEQRKVWVTSDVEWLRKRHSRWSSLNSIVVVESTREQKGIEKTMERRYYISSHLKPKAEFISNAIRSHWFVENKLHWQLDVSFDEDSCRLRSGNAAENMAIMNKTALNMLKNEKTAKVGIKSKRLKAGWDEEYLMKVLTVGKLAV
- a CDS encoding M13 family metallopeptidase, which translates into the protein MKKVSTLALSIAFSLGLASCGSEQSAETKVAATPVSTEKAISGVELANFDKAVRPQDDFYYSVNGTWLKDTPIPADKSNYGAFSVLYEQSQQALKKIIEDTAAKPNKAAGSSEQKVGDFYTSYMNTDKIEALGITPLTAILSEITAAKTHDDIASLMGKLLVNGTSIPFGFYVNNDAKNSSQYAVYFYQAGLTLPDRDYYLKDDEKFVANRKALRQYTQDLLTQAGYKNAKNAPESVLSIEHFIAENQWDRVQTRDANKRYNKLQRAEVTTLLGNVNFEQFAQASGLGSNVTEVIVGQPSYLEALGKQFNQFSVDAWKDYLAFHLVDGYANLLSKNFEDLAFNFHSKTLQGIEEQKPRWKQAVDAANGVIGELVGQEYVKENFKPEAKARMEKLIHNLIKGFEVSINELEWMTPETKVAAQEKLSKFTYKIGYPDKWKDYTNLSINADELVGNYLRYSQFEYSEMLNKLGKPIDRTEWHMTPQTVNAYYNPVMNEIVFPAAILQPPFFNMEADDAVNYGGIGAVIGHELSHGFDDQGSKYDGDGNLRNWWSEKDQQEFKKRSQQLSAQYSKYEALPGKFVDGDFTLGENIGDLGGLTVAYRSYQMSLNGEKSPVIDGFTGEQRLFIGWSQVWRRNYRDTELARRLKTDSHSPSHFRAMGTPRNIPAFYEAFELKEGDKMYLPEDQRVKIW
- a CDS encoding CheR family methyltransferase, with amino-acid sequence MSTVTEPSAHLWDAKQQIEFDIFIEAIRRFTGHDFSQYSEPSLKRLVRRLMALQKTKSLASLIPRVIDDKHFRDYVIDNLTVSCSQLFRDPVVFQRITSEVFSYLESFPRPIIWVAGCANGEEAFSLAILLSEAGLLKHTQIYATDISPNALEQATSGVLQLPPTEEDRDNYKQSNGQNSLDDYFDYSSHGVKLREELLSHITFEQHDLIQQPEFISAQLVLCRNVFIYFEKTTKLSALEVIRNTLISRGYLVTGIKEDINLYESEKSFVLVSRKAGLYRKKLL